One part of the Rutidosis leptorrhynchoides isolate AG116_Rl617_1_P2 chromosome 1, CSIRO_AGI_Rlap_v1, whole genome shotgun sequence genome encodes these proteins:
- the LOC139849674 gene encoding F-box/FBD/LRR-repeat protein At1g13570-like has product MIMVMKKKNAEREKMMMMMKQKKAERKELIRKCKHYEDILRKRKVFNAIHQILLMNDGVISEFTLSLNIDNKRDEVDKIVTYLSRKNTIKKLVLRMNDDLYDEIGTPYMLPSSIFALHQLTDLYLQRCGFYFLPTINGFGCLTSLFLNDFATSEMVFISSHYLFTRAFMCALFGCLPSVAHLYIDIRSDIQSFWLYESKFVLPKSPTPLVHLKYAHLPGSCFIGKYGLPLAINFIKSSPNLEKLKLLGNMYIFNEVSKIDSLMPEENSDIRLEHLKELEFNVCSPIPKLKFLKLILANSPVLKQVRINLHHTLDKDDELDMLKALSDAPRTSQMVGITNGRNCC; this is encoded by the exons ATGATCATGGTGATGAAAAAGAAAAATGCTGAAcgggaaaaaatgatgatgatgatgaaacagaAAAAAGCTGAAAGGAAAGAGTTAATCAGGAAGTGTAAACATTATGAAGATATACTAAGGAAGCGTAAAGTTTTTAATGCTATACACCAAATTCTCTTGATGAACGATGGCGTAATATCTGAGTTCACCCTATCCTTGAATATAGATAACAAACGTGATGAAGTCGACAAAATAGTAACTTATTTGTCGAGGAAGAATACTATCAAGAAATTAGTACTGCGTATGAATGATGACTTATATGATGAAATAGGTACTCCGTATATGTTACCTTCATCTATCTTCGCGTTGCATCAGTTAACTGACCTATACCTCCAACGGTGTGGTTTTTACTTTCTACCAACAATCAACGGATTTGGTTGTCTTACTAGTTTATTCCTGAATGATTTTGCCACGTCAGAAATGGTTTTTATCTC GTCGCATTATTTATTTACTCGTGCTTTCATGTGTGCGCTATTTGGGTGTTTACCTTCGGTTGCACATTTGTATATTGACATTCGGTCCGACATTCAGTCCTTTTGGCTATATGAG tccAAATTTGTTTTACCGAAGAGTCCAACCCCTCTGGTCCACCTCAAATACGCACACTTACCCGGTAGCTGTTTCATCGGCAAATATGGGTTGCCTCTTGCTATCAATTTTATTAAAAGCTCTCCAAACTTGGAAAAACTTAAGCTATTG GGTAACATGTATATTTTTAATGAGGTATCTAAGATAGACTCCCTTATGCCAGAAGAGAATTCAGATATTAGGTTGGAACATCTTAAGGAATTAGAATTTAATGTATGCTCACCGATACCAAAGTTGAAGTTTTTGAAGCTTATATTGGCCAACTCACCAGTGCTGAAGCAAGTGAGGATAAATTTGCACCATACACTAGATAAAGATGACGAGTTAGATATGTTAAAAGCTCTCTCAGACGCCCCACGCACATCGCAAATGGTGGGCATCACAAATGGTAGAAATTGTTGTTGA